Within the Bacillus sp. FSL K6-3431 genome, the region CCCGTTTTTTCTGAATATGTAATCCATTATCTTTTTCAATTGTTTCCAATGTTTCACCAATTGGATCATTTAACTTAACTAATAACTGAATCGCATCTGACATGTCTTGAATTCGATTTTCATTAAGCATAATTCGATCAAGTACAGAGTCTGTTAGCCCGATTTCTTTACCTAATTCTAGATCTTTTTGATTTTCTGCTAAAATAAATGACTGATCCAGTAGTAATTGTTCTGCGATGAATGCTAAGGCAGCATTTTTTTCCTCTGTAGTCACTGCAGATAATGAATAACTGGCTGCTTTTGCTTTTTTACCTTTATTATTTATTTCGCTCATTTTATTTCCCCTCCAAAAATACTATATTTGCACCCAACGATCGCGATGAATGATTTCTACTGAAGGTGTCGGTGGTAATGATGAATGTTCCTCCCTACGCTTTTCCATCTCTTTTTTTAAATGATCGGATGAACAACTCACTTCCCCTTTACCTAGCAAGCCATTTAGTCCATATACTTCTACGACATCACCCTTTTTGAAGGTACCACTCACTTTGAATACCCCAGCTGGCAATAAGCTTCTACCATTATATAAAATGGCTTCTTCTGCTCCTTGGTCGACATAGATTTTCCCAGCTGACTCAGAATGATAGGCAATCCATTGTCTGTTTGTATTGATTGAGTCGAGAGAATCATTAGAAATATACGTTCCATCACCACTGCCATGTAATATATTTAGTAGTTTCTCACTACCGACTCCATTACCAATAAAAACGGGAACCCCGAGTGATAGGGAGGTTTTTGCAGCTAATAATTTTGACTTCATGCCTCCGGTTCCTACCTTTGATCCCGGACCATCCGCAGATAACAACATTTCATCTGTAATATCTTCCAAATGGTGTAGCTTATTAGCTATTCGATTTGTATGTGGATTTGCATCATAAATGCCATTAATATCCGTTAATATGATAAGTTGGTCAGCGTGAATGAAGCCACTAACTAGTGCTGAGAGCATATCATTATCACCAAAAGTCAATTCTTCGACGGATACAGTATCGTTTTCATTAATAATTGGTAAAATCCCACGCTCAAGCAACTCTATAATTGTTGAAAATGCATTCCGATATTGCTCCCTGTTTGAAAAGTCATTTCTCGTTAATAAAATTTGAGCCGGAATAATGTTAAATGTACTAAACTTCTCAATATAGGATTCAATTAATAAACTTTGTCCTACAGCTGCAGCAGCTTGCCGTCCTTTAATAGTGACGGGTCTGGACGGATAGCCTAACATGGCAAAACCGGCCGCAACAGCACCTGAAGAAACTAGGATTACCTCATGTTTCGCTTTTCGGAGTGCGGCAACCGCGTTCACATGATCTTGGAATTTTTCCTGATCAATTTCTCCCCTGTCATTTGTTAAAGAACTACTGCCAATTTTAACAACAATTCGCTTTTTCTTCATTTACATTACTCCTACTCATTTATCCTAACATCTGTTATATAATGGTAAATAAAAAAAGCCCCACTCATCCCTATTATGAAAGGACGAAAGAGCTTGCTTCCGCGGTACCACCAATTTTGGATGCATTCATATACATCCCGCTTAGCTTCATAACGCTGAAGATGCGCCTGAGTTTTTGCCCGGGACTTAGGAGGCAGGTTTTGTAGTTTGATTACTGCGAAATCTTCCAGCTAATAAATTTCGCTCTCTGTCGCATCAATATCTACATAATAATCCTCCGTCAACGATCTTTATAGACGATGTTCAAAAAGTCCGAAAAAAATGACACGGCGAAATTCTTCGTTGGCTTGCTTTTCCGTTACTCACGTATTAAAAGCATACGCAAAGTTACTCAAAGCTTTGTCGCCTCGAACTTCTTGGTCCTATTTATCCTCCTTTTGAACACTCACTTATATTATAGAATATTATGACGAGAAAAAAAGGTAAAGTCAAGGCTTATAGCCCTTTATTCAATGTTTTCTTTACAATATTCAGTAATCATTTCTTCTTCTTCTTCAGATAAGGAAAAATCAAGAATATTGTTTGTTGACGGCTCAATAAAATGATACTGACTAACACGCGATTGATTTTCATTGACCGCAAAAATGACTCGCAACAATAATCCACCTTCTGTGAATGCCTCATCATCTTCCGGTAACTCTATGTTAATAAAGAATTCATAACGTTCTCCCGTTAAAATCCCTGTTGGATCATGTAATTTCTCTCTAGAATGTGAAGTTATTTTCATATATAGAATCCTCTCATCTGCTTAATAATAATAATTATACACTATTCGGATGTTAAAATCTGTTTTTATAAAACAGCCATAGAAAAAGAATGCCAATAATAGCTATCCCACTATAAATAACAGTAGAATATACATCCATTACGTTAACAATTGTTTGCCAAGAAGCCCCTACCGCTGCACCGATATTTATGAGGACAGCATTCCAAATAAATGTGCCAAAAGCAGTTAAAACAATAAAAACTCCAAAGTTCATACGTGACATGCCTGCAGGTATTGAAATTAAACTTCTGATTAATGGAATAAACCGACACAAAAACACTGTCCAGACCCCATATTTCTCAAACCATGTTTCTGCTTTATGTATGTCTGTTTTTTTTAGTCGGACAATATGCCCCCACTTGTCGGTAATCTGTTCTAATTTGTTAATATCAAGCAATGTGCCAATTCCATAAAGTAAAATCGCACCTAGTGTGGAGCCAATCGTTGAAAACAATATAACACCGGAAATTCTTAAACTTGTTCGCGTCGTCATAAATCCACCAAGCGTTAATATAACTTCAGAAGGAATCGGGGGAAATACATTCTCGAGTGCAATTAAGAAAAGAATCCCGAAATACCCATATTGTTCCATTATCTGCGTGATCCACTGTTCCATATGAGCCACCCCTAAATAGTAGACAATCTTACTTATCATATCATATAGAATTTTTCAATGTTTTATAACATATTGGCACAATAAAATAACCGCTCCGTTTAAAAGCGAAGCGGTTTAATAAGATCATTATGTTTTCCACCTTAGGATGTCGTCGTCTTCTATGATTCCAATCGTTACATCCGCAATATCTGAATCTCTCAGTAAATGATCTTTTACTTTGAATTTAATATCATCTGCATCCGCTAGGGACATGCCTTTTACCAACTCAATGGTACTGTCGATATGAAACATTCTTCCTTCCTGGATAATTCTTAATTCATAAATATCAACTACTTCTGGTTGTCCCAGAATCATATTAGCAACTTTCTTTTCTACATCAGCAGGAGCTGCTACACCAATTAGTCCGACCATATTATCATAGCCGACACGAAAGGCTACAAAAAACATCAAAATCCCAATCAAAATAGAAACGACACCGTCAGCTTCTAACAGACCAAAGAACTGAGATAGGATAATTCCAACAATGGCTAGTACTGCACCTGATGTAGCAACTAAATCTTCATAAAACACTAATCTTGTGGCAGGTGAAGCTTTAGGAGCTTGTTTAAAAGCGGTAAACAATATCATTCCTTTTGTTTCAGCACGTGTTTCTTTCAAAATTTCTTTCATTGCTTTTAACAAAATAAACCCATCAACGAAAAATGCAATGATTAGAACGGCGAGATTTAATAAAAGTTTACTCGACTCCGTTGGATGAAACAGTAGATGCCAACCTTCCTTTACTGTTTCATATGCCATGATAGTCACTACAATGACCGCGACCATACAGAAAATATTAACTACTCTCCCGAAACCGAGCGGGAACCGTTTGCTTGGCTTCATTTCTGAAATTGCACTTCCTATGAAAACAAACCCTTGATTGACCGCATCTGCCAACGAATGCATAGCGGAGGCGAACATCGTCCCACTTCCACTGAATGCTGCCGCAAATCCTTTAATAATAGCAAGTGCTGCATTACCGAGGGCGGCAACTCCGGATGAAGTATTCCCTTTTTTCAATAATTGAAAAAAACTCATTTTAGATCTCCCAACTGTATGCTATATTTTTATCGCCATAATGAAGAAAGTCCCAAAAAACTCGGACTTCTATTGAGCATTATACAATATTGTAATAACTGCAAACTACTTGTCCTACTGATTTTGCAGCGACAAGCAATGCATCTTCATCAATGTCAAATTTCGGATGATGATTGAAGTATGCTGTGTCGACGCCTTTTGGTTTACAGCCAATAAAGAAAAAACAACCGGGAATTTTTGCCGCATAGTAGGAAAAATCTTCTGATCCAGAAAACTTTGGAAATTCAATGACATTCTTTATATCCGGGTCATTCATCGACTTTAGGCTCGCTACAACATCTGCTGTGATAGCAGGATCATTATATAAAGGAGGATAATCTGAAGTGTACGTTAGCTCGCACTTCACTCCAAATTCAGTCTCGATTCCTCTAGCGATGCGATGAACTTCTTTATCTATCTTTTCCTGGGTGTCACTATTCATGTAGCGCACATCGCCTTCAAGAGTGACACTGTCTTTTATTACGTTGAAAGAACCTTTTCCATCAAAAGAACCGATCGTAACAACCCCAACCTCAAAAGGATCTAGACGTCTACTAATAATTGTTTGGACAGCGGTGATAAAATGAGAGCCAGCGACAATTGCATCATTCGCCAAATGTGGGGACGATCCGTGACCACCAACCCCTTGTATGACTAACTTAAAATACGTCCTCCCTGCCATAGCAAAGCCGCTTCGGTATCCAACAACCCCCGTTGGATCAGTTGGGAATAAATGAGTCCCATACACAGCGTCTAAATCATCAAGCGCACCAGATTCAACAATACTTTTCGCTCCGCCTGGTGGTGTCTCCTCTGCATGTTGATGTATAATTTTAATTGTACCCGGAATTTGGTCCTTTAATTCGATCAGACAATCCGCAAGTATTAACAAATACGCTGTATGTCCATCGTGACCGCATGCATGCATGACACCTTCATTTTTAGATTTAAATGGCACATCTGTTTCTTCTACAATCGGCAACGCATCGAAATCCGCACGCAGACCAATCGTTTTCCCAACCTTACCTCCATTAATCGTGACGATAATACCGAAGCCATTCCCAACATTGGTTTGAACTTCTACCTCTTTACCTTTATAAAAATCAACGATATATTGGGCTGTTTTTTCCTCATGAAAGCTAAGCTCTGGGTGTTCATGCAAGTATCTGCGAATGTCGACCATTTCTTCTTTTCTTTCTTCCAACATTTTTAATAGTTGATTCCTCATTTTTACACTCTCCCTTTGTCTGGTATATACCTTTATTAGGTGCATCATCATTTGTTCTATATCTATGATTATGAAGCATCATAATCATGATAGAAAGTAATGTAGGTGTAGCGAAAATGACGTTAGTACTGCTACCCTTAGATGTTGCCACTTTAACACTTCCAATAAAACTCAGAAATACCAATTATGTATTATCTACAAGTATTTGTGTAAAGATCCACGGCAATACTGGAAAATAGTGCCACTTATTGATTGAATAGCAGTTCAATTGCATCAACTATTATTCACGTCTTTAGTCTTGAAGTAATAAATAAGATGATCGTATTTTCCATACAAATATATTAATTTTTATAATGTTAAGGTATAATATATGTAGAAACTCCATACATTTAAAAGACCGTTTCGATGCTATAACATCGAAACGGTAACGCAATAGCTGGTTCCCTTTAGGGGATCGACACTCGTGAAGAATTAATCCACCTGAGCGCCTAACTCAAGGGTGGGTTATTTTTTTTGGTTAAATGACAGAATAGCAATAATTAAGCTTGCAAATGCAATCGCAAACATTAATGCTTGAAAAACTGTCATCAGCAACACCCCCTTTCATTTGGGGATGGCCGACCACCCTTGAGAAATCTCATGCCATTGCTCTATAATAATAACATAGACAAAACTAGAACACATGTTCCTTTTGGACTATTTTATTCATATATTGACCGTTATTATGATGAATAGTAGGAATATTTATTTATATAATTAATTCGTATTATTTCCAAAAGCAACGCTTGGATTTTTTCTTAGCGTTGCTTGCAACTATATTTCATTACCAACTTTTGTTTTTTGTATACAATATAAGCCAGAAATATGTTTTGGAAGAGTAACTAAACCATGTGTTGGCTTAGAAAATGCGATATCTGCTAGATCACGAGTCAACTCAGCCACGTCCATTGATTTCATTTCATCATGGCTAAAAAAGCCCGCACCATCGACCTCTTCATTATCTGGATGTGGATAGCCTTCTACGTACTCCATGGAAAATACAATGTACACATTGTGCGTATCTCGAGGTTGATCTCTAAGTGCTATGATTCCATTCACTTTAGAGATAATACCCGTCTCTTCTAATACTTCCCGGATAATGCAATTTTCAATCGGTTCATGCTGTTCGATAAAACCTCCTGGATTAGTCCATAAACCTTTTCCAGGGTTTTGGGCTCGACGGACTAGCAGGAGTTTTTCATCTTTTATAACTAGTGCGCCGACACCAATACTATAATCCCCCCAAAAAACAAAGGGACAATTTGTACATGCTTTTCGATTTTCTCCCCCTATGTTACGAATCTCCATTGGGTGACCACAAGATAAACAATAATTAGCTTCCACGTAGTATTCTCCCTTACTATCAAAATAAAAACTCTTCAAAAAATATTTTGCTATTATCATACCATGCTAGATCACGAGATTATGTTATAGCATAATCTTGATAATTAAAACTTCCTCATCTTTATACCATCTCAGTGAGGTTTAAATGCAATTATATAATATTATACTAAATCCTACTCTTAAAGAATCACTTTTTAATGTTATTTCTTAGGGGATAGGGACATGCGAGTTAAATGGAAAGGAATCACTTTTTATAATAGTCTTTTTTTAAGGAGTATCGAGCAATTTAATGTTTAAGAGCCTACCGATTCAAGTACTTTTGTTCTTGGTCGAGTGGCTCTGAACCATTGCAAACAAAGAATAATTATCAGCATAATATCAATTGCATCCCCACCATAATACATTATCATACCCCCTATTTCAGCCTGTACAGCGAGTACGCCAGTAGGTGGGTAAGCATAAATGTATTTTGATAAGATGCCATGACTAGCCAAAGCAATTATTAACACAATTGCCCGATATTTAAAACTAGACCTATGTGGTGTTGGATCAATATAAATCATCGATATGGTAAATAGATAGCCTGCAATGAAAACATGGAGGTGTATGAACAAATGAAGAAGAATATTTTGATGCATCGCCGAGAATAAATCCGTCGTATAAAGAACCCATAACCCACCCAAATTGAGCAAGGTTGCGATAATTGGATCACTAAGCGTTCGAACAGGCCTGCTCTTGAGCATACTTGAAATGCGTCGGGCTGTTTTCACATTGAGTGTTCGCAGAACAAGAGTCATTGGCGCTCCTAATACCATAAGAAGTGGTGCAAGCATTCCGAGAAGTAAATGACCAAGCATATGCACCGTGAAATCAATATGAGCACTATTCGCTAAGGGACCGACAACTGCTGAAGCCGCACAAAAAACTCCTAAGATCCAGAAGAAAGTTCGATATAACGGCCATCGTTTGTAACGACGATTTGATAAAACAGTAGCTAGGACATAGATAATCAATATCATTACAATCAATAACAACAGTATAAACTCGAAAGGATTTCCACTTCCATCATAAATATGATTATTGTTCATTTACGGATCTACCTCTCAATAGTTTTGATTCTTTTCGCGTACGAAAAACTTGTAGCATACCAATTAAGACCATTACAGCAGCAACTATGTTCCATATCAAATCGTAAATAAGAATATTTTCTACGTAGCGTATCTGGTGTATTTTCATTATCTTGTGTTGGATTGTACCGTCGTATAACTGAAATGCACCACCCCCAAGCATCATTCCACCCCACCATCTTTTCAACCAAAATGCATTTCTGCGGCGAAGGTCACCAACCATGAATAACGAACTGATCGTCGCAAACCAACTAAAAGCATGAAAAAGACCATCTGAGACCAACCCAATATCCGTTGTGGATTTGTCATAGAAATGATGCCAATGCAATAGTTGATGAAAAATAGTTTCGTCTATAAAGGCGGCTAGTCCTAGTCCAAACAGGATGCCCGACCAAAGATTACGGGTCAAGTAGGAAGACCGAGCTGTATTGATTCCAGTATCCATTAAATGTATCCTTTCTTATATAACTTCTTAGTATTTTTTCCTAGTCTATCCAAGATAAATAGGCTATAGACATTTTCTATATCGTAAGCGTAGTTCTACGACAATCCGCTATACCAAAGAATGAGGTGTTTTTTGTATTTCCTAGCATTTTGTCAATGAACATGATGACTTAATCAATAGCCATGCAGGCTCAAAGGATTAGCTTACTTTTTTAGGTGCGAAGTTTGAGCTAATGATAATTATGTAGAATCTTCACAAGTGTTGGATTCATATTAACTTTCAAGGTAATACCGGATTAGTTCGAAAAATAGTGTGTCAGTAATTCTTTAAGGCTTTTAAAACTTCGTAAATGTAGTTAAAATTGGATAATCGTCTTAAAAATAATTATTGGAATATTGCTACATTTTACTTTTTAGTTGAATAAATTTCAATTTGGTATATAATTGGAGTTAATCAAATAACTTAAATGTTTTCTAGGGTTCCGCAATATGTGAGTTTGGTCTGGTCCGAGAGAAAACTCGCAGCTTTGCTGTGCCACGGAAGGATAAAAGCCTGGGAGAAACTGTTTTTAACAGTTATTTCCCAGGCTTTTTTTGTTTTTTTGGTAACAATAAAATCGGAGGTGTTACAAACATTGAATTCGAATTGGATTAAAGTATTTATTGCTGCATTTTTTGAAGTTTTCTGGGTTATTGGCTTAAAACACGCAAATGATTTCTGGACTTGGTTTGGTACTGTTATCTCTATCATAATTAGTTTCTATTTAATGATAATGGCTGGACGGAAACTACCCGTAGGGACTGTATATGCAGTTTTTGTGGGAATCGGCACAGCAGGAACTGTTTTTTCTGAAATCATATTCTTTGGAGAATCATTCAAGATAAGTAAATTAATTTTAATTTTACTTTTATTAGCAGGTGTCATTGGATTGAAATTAGTGACAGAAGACAAAGTTCAGGAAGGAAATGATACCTAATGGCATGGACTTCTTTAATTTTAGCTGGGGTGTTTGAAATGTTTGGTGTGGCCATGATTAATAAATGGCACAAGGATTCGAATTGGCAATCCTTGATTTTATTAATTCTGGGATTTGGAGCAAGTTTTCTGTTTCTTGCATATGCAATGAAAACACTGCCCATGGGGACGGCTTATGCCATTTGGACTGGAATCGGGGCGTCTGGCGGAGCAATCTTAGGCATGTTTTTATATGGTGAATCAAAGGAATGGAAACGAATTATTTTTATTTCTATGGTTTTAGGTGCAGCAATAGGATTAAAACTTGTCTCATAAAGATGTATAGCTAATAACTGTTATCTTATTGTATTTGACAGAATGGAATCCTATAAGGTTATTATTTTGCGAAATACAGTTGGAAAAATCTTATTTAACATCAATCATCCCTGTGCTTCCTATTGCACAGGGATATAAATAATAAATAAGCATTTAGATTAATAAGATTGGGCAAGACGGAATCCAAGATCGTCTATGAAAAATGACGGATGGCTACGACGACGGCACGAAGCCCCACAACCCCTGGCCTCCTCAGCCCAGCTACCTCCTCGAAAAATTCGGTAAGAGCCGTAAACTTGTTCATCATATATATCCCAACACCACTCCCAAACATTTCCTAACATATCATACAGACCCCATGCATTCGGTTCCTTTTTCCCTACTTCAAGGACTTTTCCTCCTGAATTTTCGCTGTACCAGGCAATCTTATCAAGCTCTCCATACCTATAACCAGTAGTCCCTGCTTTACATGCATATTGCCACTCCGCTTCTGAAGGTAGTCGATAACCGTTTGATCCCCAATCACAAATAATATTTTCCCCACCATTACTTATCGAATAACACTTTTTTAGTCCGACTTCCTGTGAAAGTAAATTACAAAAATAAATGGCATCATTCCAAGAAATATTCACAATCGGTTTTAGTTCTCCGTCAAATGCGCGAGATGATTTATTTGCAATAGCATGGTACAGGCCCGTAGGTACTGGATACGGAGCAAGAAGAAACGGTTTTATTTCAGCTTTCCATTTGCTTTTTATTCTATCGTCTCTTAATTCTATTTCTCCCCCTGGAATTTTTACCATTGAATAATCCATGTAACTTTTTATTTCAATTACCCCTTCCTCCTCCTAACGATCTTTGTTTTACAAATTTTACATATTTAGAATCATTAAATCAATACAAAAATTACGTTTATTATTTACAAAGATCAGCCAAAAAGTTTAGTTTGATCTTTGTCATTTTGTAAATGATCCCCCTCCATCAAATGAAGATATATTCCATTTAATATAAAAATGTAGCATGGATGAAGTTTCATCTTGTTTATATACTCCTATCTATGTTGCTTATTTAAGCGTTCAATCATAAATATTCCCTTTATGTTTAAGTATTCATTGAAATATTTCCATCTTAAATACGTTCAAAATCACTGAATAAGGGTAATATGATGAGGAAGGGGCGTATGTGTATGTATAAAAACCATGAACGAAAGTTAATATGGCTTGCTTTTGGTGTAGCAGCGATTATGCTCATATCGATTTTTGGTAGGTTATTTGGCAGCTAAGGAGGCGAATGATGTTTGGTAAATGAAGATGCATTATTTTATAGTCGGATTTTAACAGAACTTACCCTTTCATTCCACATTGTTTATGCCACGATTGGGGTAGGTATTCCGCTCATGATCATGATTGCTCAATGGGTTGGAATTAAGAAAAATGATGAACATTATATTTTACTGGCGAGAAGATGGACACGTGGTTTTGTTATAACTGTAGCTGTTGGCGTCGTTACAGGAACCGCCATCGGTTTGCAATTATCACTACTTTGGCCGAATTTCATGGAGCTTGCTGGAAATGTGATTGCACTTCCTCTTTTTATGGAAACATTCGCATTCTTTTTTGAAGCGATCTTTTTAGGGATTTATTTATACACATGGGATCGTTTTGAAGATCAGCGTAAACATTTACTGCTGCTAATTCCGGTTGCAATAGGCGCTTCTTTTTCCGCCGTATTTATTACGATGGTAAATGCGTTTATGAATGCACCACAAGGTTTTGACATTGTGAATGGCAACCTTGTGAATGTTAACCCGTTAATAGCAATGTTTAATCCCGCAATGCCAACAAAAGTGACGCATGTTGTGGTAACAGCATT harbors:
- the proB gene encoding glutamate 5-kinase is translated as MKKKRIVVKIGSSSLTNDRGEIDQEKFQDHVNAVAALRKAKHEVILVSSGAVAAGFAMLGYPSRPVTIKGRQAAAAVGQSLLIESYIEKFSTFNIIPAQILLTRNDFSNREQYRNAFSTIIELLERGILPIINENDTVSVEELTFGDNDMLSALVSGFIHADQLIILTDINGIYDANPHTNRIANKLHHLEDITDEMLLSADGPGSKVGTGGMKSKLLAAKTSLSLGVPVFIGNGVGSEKLLNILHGSGDGTYISNDSLDSINTNRQWIAYHSESAGKIYVDQGAEEAILYNGRSLLPAGVFKVSGTFKKGDVVEVYGLNGLLGKGEVSCSSDHLKKEMEKRREEHSSLPPTPSVEIIHRDRWVQI
- a CDS encoding NUDIX domain-containing protein, with amino-acid sequence MEANYCLSCGHPMEIRNIGGENRKACTNCPFVFWGDYSIGVGALVIKDEKLLLVRRAQNPGKGLWTNPGGFIEQHEPIENCIIREVLEETGIISKVNGIIALRDQPRDTHNVYIVFSMEYVEGYPHPDNEEVDGAGFFSHDEMKSMDVAELTRDLADIAFSKPTHGLVTLPKHISGLYCIQKTKVGNEI
- a CDS encoding DMT family transporter, which produces MNSNWIKVFIAAFFEVFWVIGLKHANDFWTWFGTVISIIISFYLMIMAGRKLPVGTVYAVFVGIGTAGTVFSEIIFFGESFKISKLILILLLLAGVIGLKLVTEDKVQEGNDT
- a CDS encoding M20 family metallopeptidase: MRNQLLKMLEERKEEMVDIRRYLHEHPELSFHEEKTAQYIVDFYKGKEVEVQTNVGNGFGIIVTINGGKVGKTIGLRADFDALPIVEETDVPFKSKNEGVMHACGHDGHTAYLLILADCLIELKDQIPGTIKIIHQHAEETPPGGAKSIVESGALDDLDAVYGTHLFPTDPTGVVGYRSGFAMAGRTYFKLVIQGVGGHGSSPHLANDAIVAGSHFITAVQTIISRRLDPFEVGVVTIGSFDGKGSFNVIKDSVTLEGDVRYMNSDTQEKIDKEVHRIARGIETEFGVKCELTYTSDYPPLYNDPAITADVVASLKSMNDPDIKNVIEFPKFSGSEDFSYYAAKIPGCFFFIGCKPKGVDTAYFNHHPKFDIDEDALLVAAKSVGQVVCSYYNIV
- a CDS encoding DMT family transporter, with amino-acid sequence MAWTSLILAGVFEMFGVAMINKWHKDSNWQSLILLILGFGASFLFLAYAMKTLPMGTAYAIWTGIGASGGAILGMFLYGESKEWKRIIFISMVLGAAIGLKLVS
- a CDS encoding cation diffusion facilitator family transporter, coding for MSFFQLLKKGNTSSGVAALGNAALAIIKGFAAAFSGSGTMFASAMHSLADAVNQGFVFIGSAISEMKPSKRFPLGFGRVVNIFCMVAVIVVTIMAYETVKEGWHLLFHPTESSKLLLNLAVLIIAFFVDGFILLKAMKEILKETRAETKGMILFTAFKQAPKASPATRLVFYEDLVATSGAVLAIVGIILSQFFGLLEADGVVSILIGILMFFVAFRVGYDNMVGLIGVAAPADVEKKVANMILGQPEVVDIYELRIIQEGRMFHIDSTIELVKGMSLADADDIKFKVKDHLLRDSDIADVTIGIIEDDDILRWKT
- a CDS encoding cytochrome c oxidase assembly protein translates to MNNNHIYDGSGNPFEFILLLLIVMILIIYVLATVLSNRRYKRWPLYRTFFWILGVFCAASAVVGPLANSAHIDFTVHMLGHLLLGMLAPLLMVLGAPMTLVLRTLNVKTARRISSMLKSRPVRTLSDPIIATLLNLGGLWVLYTTDLFSAMHQNILLHLFIHLHVFIAGYLFTISMIYIDPTPHRSSFKYRAIVLIIALASHGILSKYIYAYPPTGVLAVQAEIGGMIMYYGGDAIDIMLIIILCLQWFRATRPRTKVLESVGS
- a CDS encoding putative holin-like toxin → MTVFQALMFAIAFASLIIAILSFNQKK
- a CDS encoding DUF2243 domain-containing protein yields the protein MDTGINTARSSYLTRNLWSGILFGLGLAAFIDETIFHQLLHWHHFYDKSTTDIGLVSDGLFHAFSWFATISSLFMVGDLRRRNAFWLKRWWGGMMLGGGAFQLYDGTIQHKIMKIHQIRYVENILIYDLIWNIVAAVMVLIGMLQVFRTRKESKLLRGRSVNEQ
- a CDS encoding DUF6509 family protein encodes the protein MKITSHSREKLHDPTGILTGERYEFFINIELPEDDEAFTEGGLLLRVIFAVNENQSRVSQYHFIEPSTNNILDFSLSEEEEEMITEYCKENIE
- a CDS encoding formylglycine-generating enzyme family protein, which codes for MVKIPGGEIELRDDRIKSKWKAEIKPFLLAPYPVPTGLYHAIANKSSRAFDGELKPIVNISWNDAIYFCNLLSQEVGLKKCYSISNGGENIICDWGSNGYRLPSEAEWQYACKAGTTGYRYGELDKIAWYSENSGGKVLEVGKKEPNAWGLYDMLGNVWEWCWDIYDEQVYGSYRIFRGGSWAEEARGCGASCRRRSHPSFFIDDLGFRLAQSY
- a CDS encoding DedA family protein; this translates as MEQWITQIMEQYGYFGILFLIALENVFPPIPSEVILTLGGFMTTRTSLRISGVILFSTIGSTLGAILLYGIGTLLDINKLEQITDKWGHIVRLKKTDIHKAETWFEKYGVWTVFLCRFIPLIRSLISIPAGMSRMNFGVFIVLTAFGTFIWNAVLINIGAAVGASWQTIVNVMDVYSTVIYSGIAIIGILFLWLFYKNRF